The Ailuropoda melanoleuca isolate Jingjing chromosome 4, ASM200744v2, whole genome shotgun sequence region GTTCACCtgagcccccccacacacacacacaaggccacctcccccagcctggggtcCTGCCTcaccaaagaaataaagactCCACTTTGGagtgtccaagtcttggtttgcctctctctctgtctgtctctctctgagcttctgtgcTGCCCCCCTTTGGTAGTGGGTTACCAGCCAGGGGCCTGGGGTGCTGTTAGGATGGTGAGTGGGGGGAGACCCCTTCCTtctatctctgagcctcagtgttcacCTCTGGGCAGTGGGCAGCAGCCAGGGAGACAGCTGAGGAAGGTCATGTCCAAAGCctggtggggtgggagagaaaggaagcctTTCTAGGGCAAGAGATGGAAGAGGGGATCAAGATGGCTTAGGGCACCCCCAAAAATCCCCCTGAAACGGAGGCCTGGCCTGGAAGGGTTGGGAGTTCAGTGACAATAGGAATAATACAGTTAATGATAATACGGCAAGAATAACACCAGCTGGGACTTACCCAAACCGTGTGACCTGCTGGGCACCATTTGCTCGAAGCACTTTTCAGAGGGCGAGAACAGACTTCACGTGGAGCCAGGCCAGCCTGAGACCCCACCCTCTCCCGGCCTTGGCTTCCCCACCTATACGTGGGTGTGGTTAGCTGGCGGCTGAAGGAGTGGCATGCCCCGTGGGGCACACTGCGTGGGCAAAGGCCAGAAGACTGCCCCGACTGTGGGctgtgggttgggggtgggtCAGTGTGGGGAGGTTGGTGAGGGGCCTGGGTCCTGAAGCAAGTGGCTCATGGTCACTCGGGGAGGCAGTGGCAAAGCCAGACCCTCGGCCACACTGAGGCACAAGAGAAGCCCGAAGGAACGTGGATGGAACCTGGAGATGAACCATCCTGTCTGCTTATtcagttaacattttatttggtcATTTTGGCCCTTTGTGTTTGGAACTGATGCCCTCTCCTactccacacccctccccataCATGCCAGGCTTCCCCGAGGCTTGGGGGGCCCGTGGATGACCTGCCCCGGCCATGAGATTTCCTGGGAAGGAGCCATTTGAATCGTTTGCCATCTCATTTATATACCCAGTGCTGTTGTGGCTCACGCGAGTCCTGCAGGGACTCCGTGgtcctgggcagggggctgggccgGGGCCCTCGAACCACATCCCATATCCAGTTTATGAAGGCAGACACCTGCGTGTACACATCGGGGGTCTTGGGGTCACCGCACCAGAGTCCGGAGAAGGAGACAAGGCCGTGGGCCCGGTTCCTGCACACCAGGGGCCCCCCAGAGTcagcctgggggtggagggaaatcAAGGTCAGAGGTCCATCTCTGGGCCTCTTTCCCCAAAAGAGCTTCTATGAGCAAGTCTGACCAGGACTCTCCCTGCCTTGAaacccttccatggctccctagTGCTCTTCCAGCAAAAACAATACGTACAGCCTTCAGGGGCCATGAGCATCTAGCTCTCACCCACCTGTCTGCCCTCCTTGCCCTTGGTTTTGGCCCCCACCAGCCGTCCGGGCTGTTCCGGAAGTAAACCAAGCTTTCTCTAGTCTCTGGGCTTTTCCATATACTTGAGACCTGTTGCTGCCCCCATTCAACACTGCTGGTATAAATATACAGGGCTCCAGTACTTTGTACAGTAGGCGACATGCACAACTGTATGTGGCAGCCCTGAGAGACCAGCACAGCTGTACATGGCAGCCCTGAGATGGGTCTCTCTGCCTGGCATGCCTTCCCTCAGATCTCCTCAAGActccttcaaatctcagctcaaaAGGTGctctcctcagagaagcctcccCGAATACTCACCCTAAAATTcctgctttctcccctccccagtcctATCACCCCAGCTCTAATCTGGAGTCAGCTCTGACCCCATGAAGTCGGCACTATTCGTGCGGCAGTTCTGCAGATGGAGGAAGGTCCAGAGAAGCGAAGTGACTTTTTCAAGGCCACACACCTGGGAAGTGGCACAGTCTGGATTTGGACCCAGGCAGCTGGACTCCAGAAACTGTGTTTTGAATCACTACACCCTTTGCCTGGAACAAAAAATCCTCCAGGTTGAGTTTCTCCCTCAGCATCAGGGCCAGGGCTGGCATTAGTGCATACACGGTCTTAGGAGAAGGAACTCCTTGATCAAAATGTGTACTGCCCCCCTCCCGAAGACTGATTATAGACCCACAACTCTGTAGCcctttgtgcagtgcacaacctgcacaGTTGTACATGACAGCCCTGCGACCTTGGAAAATCCTTTGTCCTTCCAGGGTCTCAGGTGAGGTCTCATCCGCTCAAAGTTGAGCTGGGACTTAGTTCCCAAGCCTCTGCCCATCTCTAGCCCTCTCTGTGGGCCTCAGCTTCTGCATATGGTAGGCAGGCAGGGCGGAGACAGTACTTACGGAGCAGAAGCCACGCCGCCGGTGGTCCCCACTTTGGGTGCAGAGCATGGCAGGGCTCAGCTGGCCCCTCCAAGAGCTGTTGCAGATGTCCAGGCCCAGCACACGGACCTCGGCCTCCATCAGCCCGGGCGGCTGGTCTTCAAAGTCAGATACGGAGCCCCAGCCAGCCACCTGGCACCGCGCCCCAGGCTTGAGTGGCCTGGCGCCTCTCCGCGGCAGCTTCAGCAGCCCCACTGCTGGACCCAGGATAGCAGAGCGGTTCAGCTGCAGAGAGACCCTGAGTTAAGGTTTACCCCCAACCACACATCAGTGTTCCTGCCTTGGTTTACCCATCATGACACCTGGTCTCTTCTTGGCCTCATGGAAAGAAATCAGTAGCAGCTGTCAGGAAGACCTGCTGCTTTTGCCGTTGCAGGGCCCTGCCCATCAGGCCTCACCCCCTCAGACCAGGACTCTGGCCTTCCCAGCTGCTGGAAAGAAGTGTCCTTCTAACCAGCATCTCCCCTGCTTGTAGGtcctcccatggctccccactGTTCTTGGGACAATATCTCTTGGCTCGCCATTCAGCCCTCCCTACCAGGCGGAATGCATTTACTGTCATTCTCTGGtccccccatcccactcccccaccccttcagGCTGGAACACCTTTCCTTTCCAgacttcaggtctcagcttagatGTCATCTCCTCCGGGGAGCCTTCCTAGACTCCCAGGATAGGATGgagcctcctctgggctcccacgTGCCCCTGTCAGGGCCATTTTACTCAGCTGCCATCCTGTTGGACTGGAGGCTCTAAGGGGACCAGCCCTGGGGCTGTTTGTTCATGGCTATATCCCCAGTGCTCAGTGCACAGCTGACGCTCAATCAatgtttatggaatgaatgacTCGGGCCCCCAGTTTTGGTACTCACTCCCTAGCCTTGGCCATGCCCCTGACCATACCCCAGCGTCGGTTTCCCCAGCTGCATAATGGGATGTGTGAGCTGAGGGTTCCAGGTTTTGgggtttcacagatgaggaaatccaCACGCGAGCTTTGGCTGCTGACACTTGCTGCCCCCTtctcattttgcccagagaacaCTGCAAAGCTCTCTTGTTCCCAGAGACCTGTTTCTGTCATGTTGAGTGTCCCTCTATTTTGACTTTTCTCCACATTTGGAGAGCAGGTTTGAGGTGTTTTCCCTTTAAAACGgaggtcctggggtgcctggaattgaatttggggcacctgagtgggaGATGTGGGGGGCGGCCCCCAAGCAGGAGGGGGCCATGGGAGGTGCGAATGGATGCACCCTgtgtgggcagggagggaagctCACATTTATGGGAGGAGCTGCTTCCTGCCCAGAAACCCCACAAAgggcctggggggcagggatTGGAGTATCTGATGCCCTGGGGTCTCATCTGTTCTGAACATCGAGGCCTGCTGTGGGCCATAAATGGCCACAGGAGAGAAAAATCCCTGTCCTCCCAGTCTGAAGGAGGAGGCAGTGAGCAATGGTGAAGAAGCAAATGTTTTCAGGGGTGCTGGACCCAAGAAaggtgggacagagggaagggatggggagatggtgggggcgggggcagctggcagagggGCCTCCTGAAAAGGGGACATTTGAGAGAAGACTTGAAAGagttgagggagggagaaagtcaTGCAGTGTCTGCGGGCATGATTCCCTGGAGAGAGCcatagccagtgcaaaggcccggGGGTTCGAGCATGCTGGGAATGCTGACGGCTCAGTCCACCCTGAGTGGGGGCTGAGGAGAGAGTGTGGGAGGCAtggagggcagagaagggacGTGACCTGACTTGGGTGCTCACGGGATCCTTCCAGCTGTTTTTCAAACATGTCAGTCAGGCCATCGTGGAGGTGGCCGTGGACAGGCCAGACCTGCGTCCAGTGTCCCCCCCCCAGCTCACCTGCAGCAGACAGATGTCATTGGCGTGAGTGGCGGGCTGGTAGTCCGGGTGCCTGATGACGGCTGAGACG contains the following coding sequences:
- the PRSS57 gene encoding serine protease 57, which codes for MAPGGWALGRLLLTVAVVVMLPTRPAGSWGARIIGGHEVTPHSRPYMASVKFEGQHHCGGFLLRARWVVSAAHCFSHRDPRTGLVVLGAHVLRAPEPAQQVFGVSAVIRHPDYQPATHANDICLLQLNRSAILGPAVGLLKLPRRGARPLKPGARCQVAGWGSVSDFEDQPPGLMEAEVRVLGLDICNSSWRGQLSPAMLCTQSGDHRRRGFCSADSGGPLVCRNRAHGLVSFSGLWCGDPKTPDVYTQVSAFINWIWDVVRGPRPSPLPRTTESLQDSREPQQHWVYK